The nucleotide sequence CTTGAGGTATTGAGCGCGCTTGCGGCCTGGGCCAGAGAGCCCTGCTCAACCACGGCGACAAAACTTTTGGTACAGGTAATCCAGTCCATATCTCTCCGCTTTGGGGTTACATATTGCCTGGGCGGTGGAGCCAAGTAAGGAAAGTGTCGGTCTGAGCACTGCAGTGTTTGGGAGCCGATGGTATTTTCCAGTATAAACAGGCGTTTTGGTTTTATTGTGTCTGTATCAGAGTTGACCACAGAGCCAGGCGGTTTGGAATTGTTTTTCAGATAAAGTTGGACCTTGCATGAGAAAAGCCTCAGGGATGAAGCTGACCAATAGACTGGTTGCTTTCGTGACCCTTATTGTCATTTGCGCCATGTTTGTCATTTTTATTGGCGGAGCTGTCAGTTTTCGTCAGCTCGGGCAGGATTATCTGCATCATTATCTGGGCGGTGTGGTTGACGTTATCGATCAGGAAATGGCCGATCCGCAAGGCTCGCAGTCCCTGGCCCGCTGGCTGCCTAAACTACTCAAAGCCAGCAATGTGGTGTCTCTGGATGTCAGCAACGATGCCGGCTCTGTCTACCAGTTCCAGGGCTTACAGAAAATCGATGACCCCAACATTCTTTATCACACTGAATATCCTCTGACTCTGAACCCCGGTTACTTTGTCAGCATCCAGTCGGTGCCACCTTATACCGAATTAACGTATTCGCTGGGGGCGATGTCTTCCATCAGTCTGGCGATCATGATCATTATTGCCGGTCTGGTATGGGGCGTTAACTGGCTCAAGCGGCAGTTGCAGGGCTCAGAGCTGCTCGAAGAGCGGGGAAGAATGCTGCTGGCCGGTAAACTGGATGATTTTGCAACAGGCACTGATCTGGAGTGGCCGGATACGGCAAGTCTGGCATTGGACAAGCTGATCTCTGAGCTGAAAGATGCCCGACAGGAGCGCAGCCGCTTTGATACTTTCATTCGTACGCATACCTTCCTGGATCAGCTGACAGGCTCGGCCAATCGGGTATTGTTCGACAGCCGGCTGCAATCTGTGGTGCAGGATCAGGATAACCATGGGGCTGTCATTCTGATTCGTATCGCCGACTGGGAAGAGTTGCTGCTGTCAAAGGGTAAGATTGTCGCCGATGAATTGATTCAGGACGTCGGCATGGTGTTGTCGAACATGGTTCAACGCTATCCGGACAGCGTGCTGTCCCGGTATTTTGACGCTGAGTTTGCCATCATGCTGCTGCAACAGCCCAGCAAGGAAGTGAATCAGTTTGTGAATCAGTTACTGAAAGGACTGGAACGACTGACGCCTTCCGCGCCGTTACAGCGTGAGAACTGGTGCCACATCGGTATGACCTATTTTGCCAGTGGCGAACGGCGCGGACGCATCATGGATGAGGCCGACATGGCGCTGCGCAGTGCGCAATTGCAGGGCACGAATAGCTGGTACGCTTTCCAGAAAGATGTGCTGGGAGAAGATACCCGGGGCAGCGTGCGCTGGCGAACGCTGCTGGATTCTGTATTTAGCCAGGGCGGGCCAGCCCTGTACCAGCAGCCCGCGTATCTCACCGGGGAAAATGTCCCGCTGCACCGTGAATTACTGGCGAGGATCAATGATGAAAACGGTGTAATGATCAAAGCTTCCCGTTTCCTGCCTGCTGTTGAACAGGTGGGCTTTAATGTCCGTATGGATAAACAGGTCATCAGCCAGGCGCTGGATCTGCTCAAAAATGGCCCGACCCTGGATAATTTTGCGATTAACGTCAGTATCGAATCTCTGCTGGATAAAGGTTTTATCCGCTGGTTCCGGGACGAACTGCTGCAAACGCCCAGGCCGGTACTGAAACGGCTGAGCATTGAAGTCCCTGAGCGGAACCTGTCACGTCATATTGATGCCGTACGCACCTTTCTTAAAATGGTGACGGGCCTCGGCTGTCGGCTGGGTGTGGATCAGGCCGGGAGAACCATTGTCAGTACACATTACATCAAGGATGTGAACGTCCAATATATCAAGCTGCACCGAAGCCTGATCCGTGAGATAGATCAGCGTCAGGAAAATCAGTTATTTGTCAGAAGTATGCTGGGCGCCTGCGCCAATTCCGGAGTCGAAGTGATTGCTGTGGGGGTCGAAAATGACAGGGAATGGCAGGTGTTGCAGCAGCTGGGTATCAATGGCGGGCAGGGGCGCTTTTTTGCCCCGGAGATGAGTGTGAGTCAAATGAGTACCAAAAAGCGCAGATAATGTTATGTAAGTGGAAACCTTACATTTTTTACAGGATTTTCTCTATACACCATAAATTCCTGTCAGTATCATGGGTCAAATTATTGACATTATTGGTCAATTGCATGTCTTCAAAGAATGTAGTCGCGGGTTAAAAACGAACGGAAAGTAAAACGGGTTATTACCATGCTGATGAAAAAGCTCTTAGGCCGGAAAACTGTCAGTAAAGTGGCCAGTTTTGCTGTATTCGAAGGAAAACTGACCCTCGTCTGTCTGGCTGAAGACGGAAAAAACTGGATCAGTGACAGTGTGGAAGTGGCTTCACGTGAGAGCTGGACGACTTCCATCGCGCAACTGATTAATACACACCAGTTAAACGGCTGCAGAATTCGCCTGGTACTCGGTCATGGCCTATATCAAAGCCTGGTCATTGATAAACCGGCCTTACCCCGTCATGAGCTGGCCAGCGCTTTACCGTTTCTGGTCAAAGATCTGGTGACTGAACCTCCCGCTAACCTGGTGGCTGATGGGTTTGAAGAGCCCATCAAAGACAGACTGCAAGTGCTGGTGGCGCAGCGTGCTCTGGTTCAGCAACTGGTACTGGCTTGCCTGGCGAATGGCTGTGAACCTGAACTGATCACTGTGGATGAAGTGGTGCTGGGTCAGATGACGGCTGAACAACAGAGCCAGCTGGTCCTTCATTCCCGTCAGCATTCCGGTCTGCATCTGACAGCCTTCAAACAGCAGGTGATGTGTTTCCAGCGCCAGCTACGCGGTTTTTCTCAGCCTCTCATCGGTCTGGAACAGGCTGATTTGCAGATAGACGGCCTGGCGCTTGAACTGCAGCGTTCTCTGGATTTCCTCAGTGCCCAGTTACGTGATGCCCCTATTGCCCAGGTGCTGGTCAGCTGTGACAGCGATGATAATGAGCGGCTGGCCGACGCATTGCGGCAGCGACTCAATGTGCCGGTCGCCACCGTCAGTGCTGCACCCGCTGAACTGACAGACTATGACACCCGTGTTGCCTGGGCCGCGCAGCTGCATCAGTCATTCGTCAATCTGTACAGTGACAGCCTGAAACCGCAATCTAACTGGCTCACCCTGCCGAATTTAGTGGCTGGCTGGGCGGCAGGGGCTGTGGTGATCGGCTCGCTGGCCGGGTGGCAAAGCTGGCAGGAATACAGGGCCACCCAGTTGCTGGCACAGCAGCAAGCCCAACTGACGCAAAAGCAGACTGAGCTGGATAACGCCAAAGCCGCACTGGCCCGTCATCTGCCGAGTGAGTTAAAAGTCAAACTGAGCGGTGAGCTGGAACAGCACCTCGCGGCCAAGCAGGCCACGCTCAAGGCGATAGCCATGCATGATCACAGCCTGCAGGCCGGTTATGCCGGCATGTTGCAGCAACTGGCGCAGGCAGCCAGTCAGGATATTTCTGTAAGCCGGATTCATGCACAGGGCAACCAGCTGGATCTGGAAGGGGTGGCTCGTTCCCCCAATGCGGTGCCCGGCTGGCTACAGAGTTTTGCCCGCTATCCTCAGCTGGCCGATCGCCGCTTCGAAGTGATGTCCCTGGGCCGCAATGAAGAGAACATCGTGACCTTTATGCTGCATGCGCAACGCAAAA is from Photobacterium sp. TLY01 and encodes:
- a CDS encoding PilN domain-containing protein; protein product: MLMKKLLGRKTVSKVASFAVFEGKLTLVCLAEDGKNWISDSVEVASRESWTTSIAQLINTHQLNGCRIRLVLGHGLYQSLVIDKPALPRHELASALPFLVKDLVTEPPANLVADGFEEPIKDRLQVLVAQRALVQQLVLACLANGCEPELITVDEVVLGQMTAEQQSQLVLHSRQHSGLHLTAFKQQVMCFQRQLRGFSQPLIGLEQADLQIDGLALELQRSLDFLSAQLRDAPIAQVLVSCDSDDNERLADALRQRLNVPVATVSAAPAELTDYDTRVAWAAQLHQSFVNLYSDSLKPQSNWLTLPNLVAGWAAGAVVIGSLAGWQSWQEYRATQLLAQQQAQLTQKQTELDNAKAALARHLPSELKVKLSGELEQHLAAKQATLKAIAMHDHSLQAGYAGMLQQLAQAASQDISVSRIHAQGNQLDLEGVARSPNAVPGWLQSFARYPQLADRRFEVMSLGRNEENIVTFMLHAQRKTEENP
- the csrD gene encoding RNase E specificity factor CsrD, whose product is MRKASGMKLTNRLVAFVTLIVICAMFVIFIGGAVSFRQLGQDYLHHYLGGVVDVIDQEMADPQGSQSLARWLPKLLKASNVVSLDVSNDAGSVYQFQGLQKIDDPNILYHTEYPLTLNPGYFVSIQSVPPYTELTYSLGAMSSISLAIMIIIAGLVWGVNWLKRQLQGSELLEERGRMLLAGKLDDFATGTDLEWPDTASLALDKLISELKDARQERSRFDTFIRTHTFLDQLTGSANRVLFDSRLQSVVQDQDNHGAVILIRIADWEELLLSKGKIVADELIQDVGMVLSNMVQRYPDSVLSRYFDAEFAIMLLQQPSKEVNQFVNQLLKGLERLTPSAPLQRENWCHIGMTYFASGERRGRIMDEADMALRSAQLQGTNSWYAFQKDVLGEDTRGSVRWRTLLDSVFSQGGPALYQQPAYLTGENVPLHRELLARINDENGVMIKASRFLPAVEQVGFNVRMDKQVISQALDLLKNGPTLDNFAINVSIESLLDKGFIRWFRDELLQTPRPVLKRLSIEVPERNLSRHIDAVRTFLKMVTGLGCRLGVDQAGRTIVSTHYIKDVNVQYIKLHRSLIREIDQRQENQLFVRSMLGACANSGVEVIAVGVENDREWQVLQQLGINGGQGRFFAPEMSVSQMSTKKRR